A DNA window from Niabella yanshanensis contains the following coding sequences:
- the fmt gene encoding methionyl-tRNA formyltransferase, whose protein sequence is MNEDQYRKLRIIYMGTPEFAVTSLNVLVEAGCNVVAVITAPDKPAGRGMELQQSAVKKYAVSKNLPVLQPEKLKNPAFLEKLKALKADLQICVAFRMLPEAVWNMPPMGTINLHGSLLPQYRGAAPINWAVINGEKETGVTTFKLQHEIDTGDILLQESFPIKETDTAGTIHDLMMHVGAGLLLKTVKGLADGSLREMPQLLSTDQTLRHAPKIFTETCEINTTRKTEEIYNLIRGLSPYPAAFTFLKEKKLKIYRAEKLPVVPGVAAGEFTTDGKTYLHLACSDGSLNLLEIQLEGKKRMLIEDFLRGYRF, encoded by the coding sequence ATGAATGAGGATCAGTACAGAAAATTACGTATCATTTATATGGGTACGCCTGAATTTGCAGTAACCAGCCTGAACGTCCTTGTGGAAGCAGGTTGCAATGTTGTTGCAGTCATTACAGCTCCCGACAAACCTGCGGGCCGGGGTATGGAATTACAGCAAAGCGCGGTGAAAAAATACGCCGTTAGCAAAAACCTGCCCGTTCTTCAGCCAGAAAAGCTAAAAAATCCTGCCTTTTTAGAGAAATTAAAAGCATTAAAGGCCGACCTGCAGATCTGTGTGGCATTTCGCATGTTACCTGAAGCAGTTTGGAATATGCCTCCCATGGGCACCATCAACCTCCATGGCTCCCTGCTACCTCAATACCGCGGCGCCGCGCCTATTAACTGGGCCGTAATCAATGGGGAAAAAGAAACCGGCGTTACCACTTTCAAGCTCCAACACGAAATAGACACCGGCGATATATTATTGCAGGAAAGTTTTCCCATTAAAGAAACAGATACCGCAGGTACCATACACGACCTCATGATGCATGTTGGGGCTGGGCTACTGCTGAAAACGGTTAAAGGCCTGGCGGATGGCAGCCTCCGGGAAATGCCGCAGCTACTGTCCACTGATCAAACGCTGCGCCATGCACCTAAGATCTTTACTGAAACCTGTGAGATTAACACGACACGAAAGACTGAAGAAATATATAATTTGATACGCGGGCTTTCTCCCTACCCTGCTGCCTTTACATTTTTAAAAGAAAAAAAACTAAAAATCTATCGTGCTGAAAAGTTGCCTGTTGTGCCCGGCGTAGCTGCAGGTGAATTTACTACAGACGGGAAAACTTATTTACACCTTGCCTGCTCCGATGGATCGCTGAACCTGCTCGAAATACAACTGGAGGGCAAAAAAAGAATGCTTATAGAAGATTTCTTACGCGGCTACCGGTTCTAA